One genomic window of Elaeis guineensis isolate ETL-2024a chromosome 2, EG11, whole genome shotgun sequence includes the following:
- the LOC140855289 gene encoding uncharacterized protein has product MEDDRNEYRLCAFVLAPMQRLYRGWRNRLHDLYKKFRTDEERLANIPEDVTPEDWKYMMAYFSSDAFQKVSKRNAANRAKLVTKHTCGTRSYAEVEESTRDPETGEKALPDQVWLIQHTKKNKEGELVWSDPKSKEIHEQLEEVVQQTQENESQMTRDDILLQVLGQKSGYFRGKGAGKKAPSKRVRYNENVQEEVQRAVEQAKESLVDSIREDVRAQLQDEVRAEIQAQMEEQVNEKVNAMIQARFAAFFETFSQSRASSCSSMNLDQEWQL; this is encoded by the exons ATGGAAGATGATAGGAATGAATATCGTTTATGTGCTTTTGTCTTGGCCCCCATGCAACGACTTTATAGAGGTTGGAGAAATCGCTTGCATGATTTATATAAGAAATTTAGAACTGATGAGGAGAGGTTGGCTAATATTCCTGAAGATGTTACTCCAGAAGATTGGAAATATATGATGGCATACTTCAGCTCTGATGCTTTTCAG AAAGTAAGCAAGCGAAATGCAGCAAATAGGGCAAAGCTAGTTACTAAGCATACATGTGGCACCCGATCTTATGCTGAAGTTGAAGAATCAACt AGGGACCCAGAAACAGGTGAAAAAGCACTACCAGatcaggtttggttgattcagcacactaagaaaaataaagaaggagaattagtatggtctgacCCTAAATCCAAGGAGATCCAT GAACAACTTGAGGAGGTTGTTCAACAAACACAAGAGAATGAATCCCAAATGACTCGTGATGACATATTACTGCAAGTACTTGGCCAAAAGTCTGGTTATTTTCGTGGCAAAGGTGCTGGAAAGAAGGCACCATCTAAGAGAGTTAGGTATAATGAAAATGTGCAAGAAGAGGTACAAAGAGCTGTCGAACAAGCTAAGGAATCGTTGGTGGATAGCATTAGAGAAGACGTTCGAGCTCAATTGCAAGATGAGGTTAGAGCTGAGATTCAAGCTCAAATGGAGGAACAAGTTAATGAAAAAGTTAATGCTATGATCCAAGCTCGCTTTGCTGCCTTTTTTGAAACTTTCTCCCAATCAAGAGCTTCATCTTGTTCTAGCATGAACCTTGACCaa GAATGGCAACTTTGA